One stretch of Strix uralensis isolate ZFMK-TIS-50842 chromosome 17, bStrUra1, whole genome shotgun sequence DNA includes these proteins:
- the GNB1L gene encoding guanine nucleotide-binding protein subunit beta-like protein 1 isoform X2, protein MALPPPDPQFVLRGTSAAVHTLHFSCGGQERDVPILFSGSENGFIHVWNLKTHRVDAALDGHGRKSVYCVETMGGKDRLLSQGRDQRICLWDLAEGRTSVTDSVFTENVGFCRCSLLKVAQGRWLMAMAAKALEEVQVLELPSKTSVCTLKPELNCGSQPLLLAGYEDGSVILWSLSMGKALSQLVCHQEPVMSLDFDSEKAKGISGSSEKVLSIWSLNEQQNLQVYKTHNLVNAGISDIAIRPDKKILATAGWDHRIRIFGWKKLKPLAVLDYHTATVHCVSFSDHKNPSERLLAAGSKDHRISIWSIYTQT, encoded by the exons ATGGCTCTGCCACCTCCGGATCCACAGTTTGTTCTCAGAGGTACCAGTGCTGCAGTCCACACTCTGCATTTTTCCTGTGGAGGCCAAGAACGTGATGTCCCCATTCTTTTCTCTGG GTCTGAGAATGGGTTTATCCATGTCTGGAACCTGAAGACACACAGAGTGGATGCAGCACTGGATGGCCATGGAAGAAAATCTGTCTACTGCGTGGAGACAATGGGTGGTAAAGACAGGCTCCTCAG CCAGGGTCGTGACCAGAGGATCTGCTTGTGGGATTTAGCAGAGGGACGGACTTCAGTGACGGATTCTGTCTTCACGGAGAATGTGGGATTCTGCAGATGCTCTCTGTTAAAGGTGGCACAGGGACGCTGGCTAATGGCCATGGCAGCCAAAGCCCTGGAGGAG GTTCAGGTTTTGGAGCTGCCATCCAAGACGTCAGTCTGTACCTTGAAGCCAGAG CTCAACTGTGGTTCACAACCGTTGCTTTTGGCTGGCTATGAAGATGGATCAGTGATCCTTTGGAGTTTGTCAATGGGAAAAGCGTTGAGCCAACTTGTTTGCCACCAGGAGCCAGTGATGAGCCTTGACTTTGACTCGGAGAAGGCCAAGGGGATCTCAGGCTCATCTGAAAAGGTGCTTAGCATCTGGAGCCTCAATGAGCAACAGAACCTCCAG GTTTACAAAACACACAACCTTGTCAACGCTGGCATATCTGATATCGCCATCCGTCCAGACAAGAAGATTTTAGCAACAGCAGGGTGGGATCATCGCATCAGGATCTTTGGCTGGAAAAAACTGAAGCCCTTGGCAGTGCTGGACTACCACACAGCAACTGTCCATTGTGTGTCCTTCTCAGATCACAAAAACCCCAGTGAGAGACTGCTGGCAGCTGGCTCAAAAGATCACCGCATCAGTATCTGGTCAATATATACTCAGACATGA
- the GNB1L gene encoding guanine nucleotide-binding protein subunit beta-like protein 1 isoform X1: MALPPPDPQFVLRGTSAAVHTLHFSCGGQERDVPILFSGSENGFIHVWNLKTHRVDAALDGHGRKSVYCVETMGGKDRLLSQGRDQRICLWDLAEGRTSVTDSVFTENVGFCRCSLLKVAQGRWLMAMAAKALEEVQVLELPSKTSVCTLKPEVGAKLGMPMCLKLWQLNCGSQPLLLAGYEDGSVILWSLSMGKALSQLVCHQEPVMSLDFDSEKAKGISGSSEKVLSIWSLNEQQNLQVYKTHNLVNAGISDIAIRPDKKILATAGWDHRIRIFGWKKLKPLAVLDYHTATVHCVSFSDHKNPSERLLAAGSKDHRISIWSIYTQT, translated from the exons ATGGCTCTGCCACCTCCGGATCCACAGTTTGTTCTCAGAGGTACCAGTGCTGCAGTCCACACTCTGCATTTTTCCTGTGGAGGCCAAGAACGTGATGTCCCCATTCTTTTCTCTGG GTCTGAGAATGGGTTTATCCATGTCTGGAACCTGAAGACACACAGAGTGGATGCAGCACTGGATGGCCATGGAAGAAAATCTGTCTACTGCGTGGAGACAATGGGTGGTAAAGACAGGCTCCTCAG CCAGGGTCGTGACCAGAGGATCTGCTTGTGGGATTTAGCAGAGGGACGGACTTCAGTGACGGATTCTGTCTTCACGGAGAATGTGGGATTCTGCAGATGCTCTCTGTTAAAGGTGGCACAGGGACGCTGGCTAATGGCCATGGCAGCCAAAGCCCTGGAGGAG GTTCAGGTTTTGGAGCTGCCATCCAAGACGTCAGTCTGTACCTTGAAGCCAGAGGTGGGTGCCAAGCTGGGCATGCCCATGTGTCTGAAGTTATGGCAG CTCAACTGTGGTTCACAACCGTTGCTTTTGGCTGGCTATGAAGATGGATCAGTGATCCTTTGGAGTTTGTCAATGGGAAAAGCGTTGAGCCAACTTGTTTGCCACCAGGAGCCAGTGATGAGCCTTGACTTTGACTCGGAGAAGGCCAAGGGGATCTCAGGCTCATCTGAAAAGGTGCTTAGCATCTGGAGCCTCAATGAGCAACAGAACCTCCAG GTTTACAAAACACACAACCTTGTCAACGCTGGCATATCTGATATCGCCATCCGTCCAGACAAGAAGATTTTAGCAACAGCAGGGTGGGATCATCGCATCAGGATCTTTGGCTGGAAAAAACTGAAGCCCTTGGCAGTGCTGGACTACCACACAGCAACTGTCCATTGTGTGTCCTTCTCAGATCACAAAAACCCCAGTGAGAGACTGCTGGCAGCTGGCTCAAAAGATCACCGCATCAGTATCTGGTCAATATATACTCAGACATGA